In the genome of Hirundo rustica isolate bHirRus1 chromosome 16, bHirRus1.pri.v3, whole genome shotgun sequence, the window GTCCACAGGGTTTGCAGAGGGCAaagtggggcagggctgggctgtgggtccCACACCCCTGCAGCACGTAGGAGGGAAGCTGTTCTGCTGACACTGGCAGCGGTCACGGGAGGACAGGGCCGGGATCGGGAAGGGTCAGATCTCACCTCACCGCTCATCAAAGCCtctccccacagcacagcagcatcaCTCCCAGGCCCGGGCACCCGGCCCTGAGCCATGGCACTGATCACCCACCTTCTGGCCTGTGCCTTCGGCATGGGCTCCTGGGTGGCCATCaacgggctgtgggtggaggTGCCACTGCTGGTGACGGTGCTGCCGGAGCAGTGGTACCTCCCCTCCtacatcaccatcatcatccaGATGGCCAACGTGGGACCACTCTTCGTCACCGTCATGAATCGCTTTCGGCCCGGCTTGCTGAAGGAGGTGGCTGTTATCTATGTAATCGTGTCCGTGGGTGTCATGGCCTGCTTCCTCCTGGCTTTCCTCTGGAGCCACACGTCCCTCATTGCCGGGACGTCCCACAGCATCCCCTTCCTAATCCTTACCTTCTTCCTGGCCCTGGTGGACTGCACCTCCTCTGTCACCTTCCTGCCCTTCAtgatgcagctgcagccccagtaCACGAACACCTTCTTCATAGGCGAAGGGCTAAGTGGGCTGATCCCTGCTCTCATTGCCCTGGGCCAGGGCTCCGGTATCTCCAGCTGCGCCAATGTCAGCTACGAGGTCAACATCACCACCAGCAACAAGACCATGGAGAGCACCATCTTCCATCTGGAGACCCGCTACCTCCCAGCTAACTTCTCCACCctcatctttttccttctcatgaCTGCAATGATGCTGATCTGCTTGCTGGCCTTCTTCTTGCTCACCCGGCAGCCCAGGGTGTGGGAGCTCTCTCAGCAGCACCTCTTTCCCAGCAACATTGTACTGAGCTCATTTGATCAGATCCTTGACGAGGGAGCTGACTTGCAGCTGAGCAGACGCTGCTCATGCCCAAAGGATCCCAAGGGACCTGGGGACCTCCTGCCACAGAAGGTCTCCTACTCCCTAACCCAGCTCACCCTCATCTACCTCCTCATCACCTGGGTGAGCGCCCTCACAAACGGAGTCCTGCCATCCGTGCAGTCCTACTCCTGCCTGCCCTATGGACACACCACCTACCACCTGGCAGCCACACTCAGCTCCGTGGCCAACCCCCTCGCCTGCATCGTGGCCATGTTCCTGCCCAGCAGGTGAGTTGCAGGGCCCTGGGGGATGCAGCAGGGTGCACATCAGGGGCTTCCGCCCCAAAGCGGCCCCTACTTTGCGAGGGTTGGGGGTGTAGGCAGTAGGTGGGAGGGGGCCTGTGGGatgcccctgccctggcagcacggacACCCCCGGGGAAGGAGGATGGAGCCAGCAAGGAGCCGGAATGTgctgcctgcctgtgctgctcacCAGGGTCAGGTAGTGCTCTCCAGTGACACTCACATGTCCCTT includes:
- the SLC52A3 gene encoding solute carrier family 52, riboflavin transporter, member 3 → MALITHLLACAFGMGSWVAINGLWVEVPLLVTVLPEQWYLPSYITIIIQMANVGPLFVTVMNRFRPGLLKEVAVIYVIVSVGVMACFLLAFLWSHTSLIAGTSHSIPFLILTFFLALVDCTSSVTFLPFMMQLQPQYTNTFFIGEGLSGLIPALIALGQGSGISSCANVSYEVNITTSNKTMESTIFHLETRYLPANFSTLIFFLLMTAMMLICLLAFFLLTRQPRVWELSQQHLFPSNIVLSSFDQILDEGADLQLSRRCSCPKDPKGPGDLLPQKVSYSLTQLTLIYLLITWVSALTNGVLPSVQSYSCLPYGHTTYHLAATLSSVANPLACIVAMFLPSRSLTLMVILTMAGTGFGAYNMAIAVMSPCPVLQQSQWGNAIIVLSWVLFTGTLSYMKVMAGVILRSRSRSALVWYGVLEQLGSLLGALLMFPLVNVYGLFKSADYCSLQCPA